TCTCTCACCTCCCACTCATCCACTTAGTCCCCAAATCTCTCGTTTCCAAAGCCTGGAACAAAGCCGTCACTTCCATACTCATAAAATCCCCAAAACCTCAACCATGGCTAATCATAAACACTCAAACCACAAGATCCCCATACCTAACAACAACACTAGCTTACGATCCAGCATCACGTTTATGGATCAATATTAATCAACCATCGATCAATTACGTATCAGCACTAAGATCATCTCAACCAAGCCTTCTTTACATGATAACTCCATCAAAATCCTCTTTCTCATTCGACCCGCTCCATCTCACGTGGCACCACGCCGTCGGGCCACGTGTCTGGCGGATCGACCCTATTGTTGCCAAAGTCGGCACGCACGTGGTCGTCGCAGGCGGCACGTGCGACTTCGAGCACGATCCACTCGCTGTTGAGATCTTCAACATTGACTCACGAACCTGGAGTAAACCGGAACCGATGCCAGAACATTTCAAAGGCTCTGCGTCGTCCACGTGGCACTCGGTTGCATCCGAGGACCATCGTTTGTTCGTTGTAACGAAAAACGACGCCGTGTTGCATACATTTGATCCGGTAACAAACACGTGGGACGGTCCGTATAACTTAGCTACGGACCCTACCATGTTTTACTCTGTTATTGGATTTTGTAACGATATGCTGATATTAATTGGGATGTTAGGTGATGCAAACGACGTCGTTGGGGTTAAGTTGTGGGAAGTGAGTTGTGAGTCGTTTGAATGTTATCAAATTGGTGAAATGCCGGTGGATTTGGTGGAGAAATTGAAGGGGGATGAATTGGAGGTTTCGTCGATTGAAGGGAGAATGGCGGGAAATGTGGTTTATATTTATAAACCGGTGGGAGCGGAAGAGGTGATAGTGTGTgagtttggtggtggtggtgagtgtgTTTGGTGGAGTGTGGAGAATGCGGTGGGGGGTGATCGGTGGATAAGTGAAAGAGTGGTTTTTACGTGCTCGAATGTGGGGATTGATGAGTTACGGAGAGTCACTCGGTTGATGGTTTATTTTCAACGGCGAAGATCTTTGTGTAATTTGTTATGTCATTATTAAAATTAggtttgtaaacgaaccaaacgttcggcgaacactTCGTGAACTGTTCAGCGtaaagttcgtttgtgttcgttcgtttactaaacaaacaaacacgaacaagaaatttcattcgtttagttaaacaaacaaacatgaacaggtgttgtgttcgttcgtttatgttcgtggacgtgttcgtttgtgttcgatacttcattagtgtttttagtttttatatttaattaaatacttcaaaattccgacaaattaaatatctaataagtgtgggtgtattatatattatgttcatgaacgattgtttgtgttcgtttgtttccatttgtgctcataaacattagtttgtgctcatttgtgttcgtcaatgTTCGTTGTTTagaattaacaaacaaacacaaacgaacacgaacaagttcatttccttaacaaacgaacacaaatataAAATCTCATTCGATAACtgttcgtgaacggttcacgaacacatatatttcttaaaaaacgaacacgaacaaggtgttttttgtgttcgttcggttcgtttgtaGCCCtagttaaaatgaaaattttgtaTTAATATAGTGTATCCCTATTGAGTTTACTAAGGCTAAAGAGTGGGAATTAAGGTTGGGACATGATTTATTATGTACGAACATGAATGTAAGGTTATACCACCTCCTTCCCTTATCCActatggtttgcatggattaaaccatggcaacaaTGGttctcctttccatttttcaggtaatcatttcctttttctttagataaagataaattaaaataaataagtggATGATGGTTTGGGTCATGATCACACCCTTAGGTTGGAGGGTATGGTTGGAGCctcctaggggctttatcaggtCACGTAAGCGACACGTAGGATCCACGTCAGCCAGGGAGCTTTATCACGCCCCCCtttaacttgcagggtgtggatggagcctcctattaaacaaaattaaaaaaaaaaatcattggaTTAAATCAAGTGGGCCCCACCTGATGAACATCTCATTCTTGGCGTTAACATGATGGAGCCCCCTCCTATAGCGCCCCTTTTTAAGATGGTGGGTGTGGATGTATAGCGCCTAGGGGCGCTATAGGTAATGATGTGGCCTGGGTGGCGCTCCCACACCCTCCggccttagggtagtggttttgaattGTGGATTAGAGGTGGGTGATATGGCACTGACGTGGAGGGTCATGGTGATcttgagggtcatgaccacaccctatagcctaatttTGGTTTATGTATGAGCGTGAGAGTAAAATTAAAACTGATAATATCATTCTTTTTTTACTTAAAAAATGGCTGATTCAAACATCTTCTAAACCTACTTCTAAATGTATATTAACTAGTATTTTGACTCGTTGCGTGTTGCGGCGGCGTCAAACCTAaagtaactcaaatttataccgtcAAATATTAGATCCGACTTGTTTCCGAACAAAACTCATGTCAAAACATAGacaaacatacataaaataagcacaaaaacatattatattttaccTTAACTCATTGCCGAGAAAAATTTACGTTAAAACGTAAACCAACAtaaatttataccaaaacacagTTAAAAAAACACATAAGAAAATAGTAgtttttaagttaaagaatggtATTGCGTGTTTGCGGCGGCGTTGCAACGTAAAGTAACTTGGACTTGTATATCACAtagtgaaaacgtattatatttgacctaactcgttttcaaacaaaatttatgATAAAACATAGTCCATTTATGTAAAAACGTAAACCTACTTGAATCTATATCGAACACACTTTAAAAAAGCATgtaaaaatagtgttttttatGTTAATAAATGGTACAGTGCCTGGCGGTGTTCAAACTTAGAGTAACTCgaatatctatactactttaataagcatataggaagggcAAGAATGGTCATTTGCCATTGTACAAGCATTTAAGCACAAAGTGTTGAAAACTTCTTTTCAACACATGTTGTATAGCCGGATGGATTTTACCCGGATCAACTTGACCCGTTTTACTTTGATGGATCCAATATAAACTTTCTATCACTCTATCTCAACCACAAAATTCGTTACATCCATCCAGATGCTCCACCTTTCtctacaaaccctaaccctaaccttCATTTCATCTATCGATCCTCCACCGCTCCTCCATCGAACCGGTCGTTGCCATCACCGTCTTCTCCCCTTCTCCAATCCAACAGTCGCTTCATGGCTTCTTTCCCGGTGGCTTCAAGATCCGACACTATCTCAGCAGATTCGACACCAGATCCGACAATAGATCGATTTCTATGGCTTCTTTCCCGGTGGCTTCAAGATCCGACACTATCTCAGTAAATCCGACACTAGATCTACTGGTTTGACTGTAGGGTACCTTTCTTTTTACCATGTcttcttatttttttttgttatttgaatcTAATCTGGGTAATGTTTCAGATCTTCCGTTTGGTTGTGGGTTCGTCAACGATGGTGCTTGTGGGTGGAAGATGTAACACCCCGCACTTTCGTGCGCTGTTACTGCTCGTTTTACTCGTTACgtctagcaccggagattcggatcataatgtaactatatcagatacaTCGCTACATCGAAGTATAAACGAATATTTAAGCATATTCtatcactattacaaagctatttTCTCAAATAATTAACGCTAACAAGGActttcgggtgagtaccatgcctccagccatcgtgacgatgatgaaaatacgagcaagtagtaccccgataatcaCTGTGGCACATCAcgtcgaagaacgcactcgaaggcatgCGTAACTCGAccatcgcaccgaatattggacatatagatacgtatatatgACCCTCTTGTGATTTATTATAATagacaaataaataataaataaatatgaacGAAATAAATGCCCGAAGCTATCGCAACGCAAAACGCCTAACGAAACTGGCCAAGGCACCTCCGAACGGACAAATTGTCCGAACGGATGGCCTAGCCGATCGAATGGGTCGTCCGAACGGACAGGCCAGCTGATCGGAtgggccatccgatcgaacaggccgtccgatcgaacgggccatCCGACCCAAATGCTTCTCTTCCCTTTccttgtaacatccgtcaaaatggattcttgaaatccgacccgttttgaaatcCGAATCCTAACCTTGAACCAACGGGAATTGTTTTCGCGAATTAAATAACCGTCGAAAGACTTTTGTATGGTTCTTCTATatgtaattaattatttatttgttaaaaaaattacTTCAATATAGTAAGTAATTAGTTAATGTGATTAACTTAAAGGTTATTaagataacctagttagttatagGAAATTAAATAAACCTAGTTAAGTTAGCTATTTAATTAACTCTTAAGAGGAGGGGCTATTAGTGTAAATAATTGAGTGTATAAACAAAATCTAACCCTAACTCTTTTGTCACGCAGCCACATCCCAAACACAGACCTTCTTCTTCGCAAAATCTGGTCATCGGAGCAACTCTGGCCGATGCCGGCTTCGTTTGTCGACAAACCCAACCCAGCCGCACACCTTCACCCCTTCTTCTCCGACCACGCACGAACACCCCTGCCCCTCGCTCACCTCTCT
The sequence above is drawn from the Helianthus annuus cultivar XRQ/B chromosome 12, HanXRQr2.0-SUNRISE, whole genome shotgun sequence genome and encodes:
- the LOC110895060 gene encoding F-box/kelch-repeat protein At1g23390 gives rise to the protein MQPSGEQSLVATVPPPIHGDVLEAILSHLPLIHLVPKSLVSKAWNKAVTSILIKSPKPQPWLIINTQTTRSPYLTTTLAYDPASRLWININQPSINYVSALRSSQPSLLYMITPSKSSFSFDPLHLTWHHAVGPRVWRIDPIVAKVGTHVVVAGGTCDFEHDPLAVEIFNIDSRTWSKPEPMPEHFKGSASSTWHSVASEDHRLFVVTKNDAVLHTFDPVTNTWDGPYNLATDPTMFYSVIGFCNDMLILIGMLGDANDVVGVKLWEVSCESFECYQIGEMPVDLVEKLKGDELEVSSIEGRMAGNVVYIYKPVGAEEVIVCEFGGGGECVWWSVENAVGGDRWISERVVFTCSNVGIDELRRVTRLMVYFQRRRSLCNLLCHY